Part of the Thermoleophilia bacterium genome, TGCTCGCGAGTGACTCCTGAGGAATATACCCAGGCGTGTTATGAAAGCATGCAGGGGTATCTAGGTGCCCACGTCCGCTACATCATCGCCAGAGAAAGCTGGGATACGCTGCTCGAGTGCGAGAAGTGGGGGATGCAAATCCGGGACGTGCGTGACGAATTCAAGGGAGCCGATTTCCGCGACGAAGAGACAAAGCTGCTGTTTGCTTACGATTATGACACTCGCCATGTCATCCGAGTCTGGGGTTGGAACGTAAAGCCTGTCATTTACCAGGAGGCCGTGAGACAAGGGGTCAACATTTTCAACCATGTCTGCGCCACCAGTTTGCTCACCGAAGGCGGAAGGCAGGGTGCCAGGGTGGTGGGCGCGACTGCAGTCAGCTCCCGTACCGGGGAATTCTATGTTTTTAAGGCGAAAGCCACCATCATAGCTACCAGCGGCGCCGGCAGGCTTTATTTCTTTGCTCCTGAACTTACTGCGCCCGGGGCAATGGCGGACATGACTGCGGCAGGGGTGGGCCACTCTCTGGGTTGGAAGGCAGGAGCCGAGCTTCTGCTTATGGAAAAAACGGGACCAGCCATACTGGCTGGCCTGAACTACGCTCCATATAGCACAGGTAACGCGCATAACACATATCACGGCGCCTCCATCGTAGACGCCAACGGCAAGGAGGTACCGTGGGAAGATCCTTTCGGCCGTCTTATCCCCAACGTCGCAGGGCGATTCCGTTGCGCTCCAGGACAAGAGTTCCAGCTAGGAGCGGGTATCGGGATTTCTGCCTATCTGCCGCAGTACGACGAGAATCGGCTGGTTCGCGACTTGCCTGAAAGGATCAGGAAGGGTGAGTTTACTCTCCCGCTGTACATGGATCTTACTCTGCTGCCCGAGCCAGAACGGCGGGTGATCTGGGGGATGATGGTGGGAAATGAGGGGAAAACCCGGGTGCCTATTTACGAGATGTTCTCCCGTGCTGGGTTTGACCCTGAGCAGGATCTCTTGCAGGCCCCCGTTCTGCCTCTAGAAGCTTATGACCATCCGTGTTTTTGGGGGGCAAACAAGAAAACTCCGCGCTGGATCCGCGCGGGAAGCGGTAAGTTTTGGGTGGACTGGGACCTAAGAACCTCTCTCGAAGGTCTCTATGCTGCCTCCAGCGCTACTGCCTACGGGGGAGGCTGCCATGGGGAGTCGCACACAACTGGTCGCTATGCGGGGCGGAAGGCGGCGCAATACGCCAAGTCAGCGTCTCTGGGTGAGATAGCATCCGACCAGGTGGAGGGCGAGCGTGCTCGTGTGTATGCAGCTGTCAAGCGTGGCAGCAAGGGACTGGGCTGGAAAGAGGTCAACGCTGCCATAGCACGGGTGATGCAGGACTACTGTGGCGAGTACAAGAACGAGCAAACGCTACGGGAGGGGCTTTGGCTTCTCAACGAGCTACGAAACACTGAGTTAGCTGAGGCTGGTGCCTCCAACCCACATGAACTCGTTCGGCTCCTTGAATGCTCTTCGCTTATTGACTTCGGTGAGGCCATGATGCAGGCATCGTTGGCGCGAAAAGCCAGTAGCCGGATTTTGGACTTCCACAGACTTGATTACCCGGAACTAGACCCGCCGGAGTGGAAAAAGCTACTTACTGTAAGGCAAGAAGAGGGTGAAGTTGTGGTTCGAGAGGTTCCTCAAGATTACTTCCTGCGGGAGCCGTATGCCGACTCACTGCAAGAAAACTACAACTTGCACAAGTAGCCTGCCACGTTGTTGGCTTGAGGCTTGACTTGACGGAGGAAAAGTCATGGACAACAGAGTCTACATGGTTCCCAATCCCCCAACTCCCAATAATCCTCTGCGATTTGATCCCGACTTGTGCGCAGGTTGTAACACGTGCGTGGACATTTGCCCCACCCAGGTACTCATGCCAAGTCCCCGGGCCGGAGAACCCCCGATTGTGCTCTACCCGGAAGAATGCTGGTATTGCGGAGGTTGTGTAGAAGAGTGCCCTACGCAGGGTGCCATAACCCTGGTCTTCCCGGCGATGCAGAACATTTCCGTGGTATGGAAGCGCAAGACCGCAGGCGAAGTGTTTCGGCTGGGCATGAAAAATGCTCCGGCTCCGGTGACTCGTCCGCCGTCAGGTGGGTAATAGCACGTATCGAACAGGAGGTGGGGACGGAGAAGTACAAGGCAAGTCAGGTTTCGGTGTGCAGGGAAACTGCTCATCAGTGCCGCGAAAAAGGAGGTTTTGGCATGAGAATTGCTGATCTTGCCAAATGTGGTTCGCGAAAGAAGAAGGCGTGGCTCTCGGTTCTTGTAATTCTGGCCGGAATCCTGGTTGCGCTATGTCTGGCTTCATGCGGAGAGGAAGCAACGACAACGACCGCGGCTCCGTCCAGTACAGCTCCGACGACAGCTACCTCGGTCGGGCCTACCGAAAGCACTGCGCCTACCGAAACGACAACTGCAGAAGTGCAGCCTGTGAAAGGTGGTAAGATTCGGTGGATCCTCCCCACGCTGCCGCAGAGCTTCTACTATCCTGAGATGACGCCACAGGATCTCCAAAGCCTAATGCCGGGTATGGAGCGCCTGCTCACGATCAATAGCAAACGCGAACTGGCACCCCAGCTGGCAGAGAGTATTGAGGAAGATCCCGACAATCTTACCTTCACCATTCACGTGCGCAAGGGCGTAAAGCTGCATGATGGGTCGGAGCTCAATGCCGAACTTGTAAAGTGGATACTGGAAGAAGTAAAGAAAGCCGGCAAGCTTGACTGGGCTCAGTATTACGAGTCCTTTGAGGTCAAGGATCCCTACACTGTTGTTGCCCACGTGACCCAGTGGAACAACGCTATGCTGGCCTGTCTTGGTGACGTACCAATCTACTCGAGAGAGGCCGTGGAAAAGAATGGCGTGGAGTGGTGCCGAGCCAATTTTGTGGGCACCGGACCGTTCAAGGTAAAGGAGTTCCAACGCGACCAGAAGCTCGTGTGGGTCAGGAATCCTGACTACTGGCAAGAGGGTCTTCCCTACTTGGACGAGATCGAGATTCTTCACGTAACGGATTACAACACGGCAAGAGCGGCCATGGAAGCGGGCGACATCGACATTTGGGCTGGAGCTTCCAACGAGCAGCTTGTCGTATTGAAAGAAAAAGGCATCGTTCTTAAGTCTGCTTGGTCGGGCCGTTTCGACACGCTAATACCGAATCTTGTAGACCCGAACTCGCCGATGCATAACCCCAAGGTGCGCGAGGCTGTTGAGTACGCACTTGACCGCGAGGCGCTTAACAACGCCTTAGGTTATGGATTCAATATGCCCGTTTACGAATTCTCTGCCCCCGGTCACGCGGGCTATGGTGCTGCCGCCTCAACCAAGCGTGAATACAACCCCGAAAAGGCGAAGCAACTATTGGCGGAGGCTGGTTACCCCGACGGTGCTCCCATCACGATCTTGGCTCAAAGTTGGGGTGGAGGAGGAAATACCCAGGCCGAGGCGATCAAGGGCTACCTGGAGGAAGGTGGCTTTAAAGTTACCCTAGATCTAGCTGACATGGGTCGGTATTGGGGCTCCATCTTTGGGACGGGATGGAAGGATCTGGTCATATTCGGTATCTGCGGTTATGACCACGTCAACGATCTTATTGACCTGAGCTTCTGGTGGAGCGGCCTTTGGGGACAGATTAGGTTGGCTAGTTGGCAACCGACTCAGGAACTTGTGAATCTCTTTAACGAAGCGCTTGCGTTACGCGACGCTAAGGCCGTGGAAGCCAAGATTGGCGAGATTGTGGCTCTGTTGTCTAAGGATGTCCTGGTCATTCCGATGGACTTCGCGCCGCAGATCACGCCGGTGCAGCCTTGGCTGCACATTGACTACCCAGACAGCGGTGCCATCCATTGCGATTTGGCGCGTGCTTGGGCAGAGAAGCACTGAACCGGTAACGGACGTGAATATGTAGCCGCTTACCAGGAGGCGCGACCGCATAGGTTGGAGAGATGAGGGGCGCCCGGCACCCCCACCATCTCGGGGTGCCGGGCGCCCCGCTCGTACCATCCACAACTTAAACAGACTTTCGACAACTCAGAGAGGCTTTACTCTCTTGTTGCTCACTCTATTCTTCTGCGACGGGGCTTTTTCTGTCGTCGCTGTCACGAGACAAACCTGGAAGGCCCCATCCGCCCACGGGCGGCTTGAGATTGGGAGGCGGTGGATTCTTCATGCCGATACGGAAGTACTCGCCCGTTTCCTTTCGTTTCCAGCCTATCCTTTGGTTGAGCGGGTGATTAAGACGAATGGCACCCGGTCTTGGACAATGCGCAACACAGCAGCCGCAGAACCAGCACTCGTCTGGATAGACCAGAATTGGTGGTTTACCGCTTACCGTGTTGGGCATCAACACATCGCACCGGCACACCTCCACGCAACTGTTGCATCCCGTGCACAGTTCGTCATCAAAGACAAGAGCATCGCAAGGAGTAGGGGGATTAGGCACAAGGTAGGCCTCCGCTGGCACCTGTAGCTCCTGTTTGCTTGGTTCAAATGCTTGGAACATCTCCCCCTCGGGTTTGTTGTATCTATCACCCATGGCCATACTCCACGTACTAGCCTACTCTCCGCCGTTCGGCTTTCTACGGCGCGCTGTGAATGAGATAGTTTTCCGCATAACTGGGCAGATAGGGATCCTTGAGCCAGTACTCAAGTGGGCGCTCACCTACCTCAACCTCGTCCTCTTTTAGGCGGACGGTCACAAATTTCTTCCACTCTGGAGGATCAACCTGGGGATAGTCAATACGCCAGAAGTCAAGCTCTTCGCTACTTGCTCGGCGAGCAAGGGAGGCATGAAGGATTATCTCGCTTACCGTGAGCCTGACAAAGGTCTCAAGGGTCCGCCACAGCTCGTGCGGATTCCTGGCGTATGCTTTGGCTGCCTCACTTTTTTCGATGGACTCCAGCCATTCAAGCCCTTTCTTAAGCACCGATTCGGTCTTGCAGTAGCTGCAGTAGTCCTGCATGATGCGGCTTATACCGGCTTGGAGTTCTTTCCAACCTGTTCCGTTCTTGCGGGTGACAGGGGCATAAACGCGTTGCTTCTCTTGCTCCACTTGTCGCGCATCAACCACGGGATCCGGAGCGTCACGCAAGTACTCAACTGCCTTCCTACCAGCATAGCGGCCCGTGGCAGCTGCTCCCGGGTGCCCTGTATATCCCGCAATTTGATTGCCAGCCGCGTAAAGGCCCTCCAAAGTGGTCTTCAGATCCCAGTCGACTACAAGGCCACCTCCGCCGCCGAACGCCGTCTCCCGCCACTGCGGAGCTGATGCGCCTTTAGCGCTTGCGGCCCACCAAACGGGGTCGCTACCCATGACTTCTGGAGGAAGCACGTTGGCCTGGAGCATGTCACGGTCGGGGTCGAAACCGGCCTCCGTGTATGTTTTGTAGATTGGGATCAAAGTCTTGCCCTCGTGCGCGACCATGAGCCCGAAAATGGCGCGGCGCTCGTGCTCGGGCATGCCTGGAAGATCAGCGTATAAGGGCAATACGAATTCACCGGCCCTAATCCGATCGGCTAGGTCTGGGATAAGTCGAGGCAGCTCCCCTCTTTTCTTAGGATGGAAGCGCTCTGAGACTGTTTTTAGTACGTTGCCTTCGCTATCGACCCAAGGAACTTCTTTCCCGGTCTCATCGACAATTGTGCACCCGTACCAAGTATTGGAAGCATTGCCAGTGCCGTAGGCTGGGTAGCGGAAGGGCCCGGAGGATTGCATGCTGCGCTCCATAAGTGTAAATTCCGCCCCCGCTCGCCAGGCCATGGCGCAGCCGTCGCCAGCGCAGTTGGGATCATCGTGCGCAGTGCAGGAGCCGGCCAGCTCTGTATTAAAAACCCAAATGCGCAAAGGTTGTCCTGTCGCAAGAATGGTGGCCTTGGCTCGTATTACATAGAATTCTCCGGTGCGCACGTTTACGGCCGTGGCGCCTACCACCCGCCCTCCCCCGCGGCCTCCCTCTGTAAGGAGGCTCGTTCCCATAACTCGCTCGAGCATCGTTATGCCGAGCTTCTTCATCTGCCGGTACAGATACACCTTTGCGTGGGCGCCCTGAACACGCAGAGTGGTGCGGGTGTCATAGTCATAGGCAAAAAGGAGCTTTGTCTCTTCGTCTCGGAATTCGGCCCCTACAAACTCGTCGTCCACGTCACGGATGCGCATTCCCCACTGTTCCATGTCGAGGGCGGCTTCCCAAGACTCGTTAAAGATGATGTACTGGACGTGCTTTATAGAGTAGGCGCCCGGAACAGGCCCAATAAGACCCCTTCCCCCTGGCATCATAATCGCTTCGTCGGGAGTAATTTTGGAGCATGGATTTGTGTAAGCTCGACCCCAGTGGTCTACTCCCGCCCCGCCCGAACCGCTTCGTATGATAGCGCCCTTATCAACAACAATTACTTTGGCCCCGCGCTTGGTGGCGCTAATGGCCGCGTGGCAGCCCGCAATACCGCCACCGATCACCAGCACGTCCGCTGTAAGAACCGTCTCTTTACCGTAGCGAACTGGGTACGGCCACGGCTGAGCATTCATGGCGCCTGTACCTCCTACTCCGTCCGTTGTTGGGATTGCTCGCTCTCTTGATCTGTGGAGCTCACCAAAGTGGCCACGTTGAGAAATCGAGGGTGTGGTGTCTCCCGGCTTTGGCGGCTAAGGTGGGAAACATCAGTCTTACTGATGAAGGGTGTTGGGCAAATTTGGGCAATGCCTTGCATAGCCCCCGTCTGTGCATCCTTTTGGTTCTGGCCAAGAACCCCAAATCCGGCAGATGTGCCGCTGGATCTCGAGTTTGCAGCCTCCCGCATTGTCAGTAGAGCCCGCACGCTATGTCTCGTATCCTAACTTTCGACAAAGAAGCAGATCAAGCGCTTTTTCTTCTGTCCAGCAGCCTGGTCTAGGTTAGATCATAGGTTGATGTGTGTAACGTCTTGTCTCAGCATTAGCGGTGTGCTGCAAGCGTTCGGGTTACACTTTGGGGCATAGGGAAACAGTAAGTGCACATCTTGTACAGGGGGTACAGGTTTCTTGCTTCTGATGCCGATGCCAACGTACGCTGTGTCCGCATTGCGCTCAGGACTGTGCTACAGGCGAAACATCAATCCTGGTATCGTAGTATCATTCTCAACGTAGACTCACGAACAACGCTCGTGGCTTAGAGGGAGTCACGCTGGAGCGAACAATAGATGATTGCTCCTCCAGCAGAGTTTGGCCCTCGCAGTTGGTCACAAGCGCACGTCCTGGAGTTGGGCTGGCTAGCTGTGAAGGGAAAGATGACCAAAGTGGCAGCAGACGAAAGCTCTCACAGTGCTTACGTCGTAGTATCAACGGTTCACACAGATCACAACCAGACCACGAGCACTTAGCTAAGCCTGCAACAAAGTCGGAACAAGCTAAACGAGTGACAGATAGACAAGACAAGAACACTGCCCGCAAGATGGAGCCTGTGCAGGCGTTGGTAAGGGGCATACAGATCCTGAGGCAGTTTTCGGCAAATTCAACTGAGCTTAGCGTCTCTCAGTTGAGCGAGAGGACCGGTTTGCACCGGACCACCGTCTATCGCGTGGCGCGAACGCTGGAGTCAGAAGGGCTTCTTGTATTCGATCCAACAACGAAACTCTACTCTCTTGGCCCCGGTTGGGCTGCGCTTGTCTTAACTGCCGGCACTGGATTTGGCTTGGTCAAGATTCTTGAGCCAGAACTACAGGCGCTTGCAGAGGCTACGCAAGAGTCGGTCGCTATGGGGGTTCGGCATGGAAGGCGGGTCTACATAGTTCGGGCCATTACCTCTGCCAGTATATATTCTCTTCGGTCTTCCCAGCGAGGAGTCCACAGCCTAACAGATACATGGCACGCTGGGGTGAAGCTGCATCTCGCCTGGTCGGACCGCGAAATAGTCGAAGATGTTCTTAATTCCCC contains:
- a CDS encoding ferredoxin family protein yields the protein MGDRYNKPEGEMFQAFEPSKQELQVPAEAYLVPNPPTPCDALVFDDELCTGCNSCVEVCRCDVLMPNTVSGKPPILVYPDECWFCGCCVAHCPRPGAIRLNHPLNQRIGWKRKETGEYFRIGMKNPPPPNLKPPVGGWGLPGLSRDSDDRKSPVAEE
- a CDS encoding FAD-binding protein — its product is MSIWHEYVQRSGAIPEWPYRVDYDKVNYIRCDVLVIGGGVAGVRAAISAAQSGVTVALVDAGHAKRSGAGGAGVDHWHGACTNPCSRVTPEEYTQACYESMQGYLGAHVRYIIARESWDTLLECEKWGMQIRDVRDEFKGADFRDEETKLLFAYDYDTRHVIRVWGWNVKPVIYQEAVRQGVNIFNHVCATSLLTEGGRQGARVVGATAVSSRTGEFYVFKAKATIIATSGAGRLYFFAPELTAPGAMADMTAAGVGHSLGWKAGAELLLMEKTGPAILAGLNYAPYSTGNAHNTYHGASIVDANGKEVPWEDPFGRLIPNVAGRFRCAPGQEFQLGAGIGISAYLPQYDENRLVRDLPERIRKGEFTLPLYMDLTLLPEPERRVIWGMMVGNEGKTRVPIYEMFSRAGFDPEQDLLQAPVLPLEAYDHPCFWGANKKTPRWIRAGSGKFWVDWDLRTSLEGLYAASSATAYGGGCHGESHTTGRYAGRKAAQYAKSASLGEIASDQVEGERARVYAAVKRGSKGLGWKEVNAAIARVMQDYCGEYKNEQTLREGLWLLNELRNTELAEAGASNPHELVRLLECSSLIDFGEAMMQASLARKASSRILDFHRLDYPELDPPEWKKLLTVRQEEGEVVVREVPQDYFLREPYADSLQENYNLHK
- a CDS encoding ferredoxin family protein, which codes for MDNRVYMVPNPPTPNNPLRFDPDLCAGCNTCVDICPTQVLMPSPRAGEPPIVLYPEECWYCGGCVEECPTQGAITLVFPAMQNISVVWKRKTAGEVFRLGMKNAPAPVTRPPSGG
- a CDS encoding ABC transporter substrate-binding protein, whose amino-acid sequence is MRIADLAKCGSRKKKAWLSVLVILAGILVALCLASCGEEATTTTAAPSSTAPTTATSVGPTESTAPTETTTAEVQPVKGGKIRWILPTLPQSFYYPEMTPQDLQSLMPGMERLLTINSKRELAPQLAESIEEDPDNLTFTIHVRKGVKLHDGSELNAELVKWILEEVKKAGKLDWAQYYESFEVKDPYTVVAHVTQWNNAMLACLGDVPIYSREAVEKNGVEWCRANFVGTGPFKVKEFQRDQKLVWVRNPDYWQEGLPYLDEIEILHVTDYNTARAAMEAGDIDIWAGASNEQLVVLKEKGIVLKSAWSGRFDTLIPNLVDPNSPMHNPKVREAVEYALDREALNNALGYGFNMPVYEFSAPGHAGYGAAASTKREYNPEKAKQLLAEAGYPDGAPITILAQSWGGGGNTQAEAIKGYLEEGGFKVTLDLADMGRYWGSIFGTGWKDLVIFGICGYDHVNDLIDLSFWWSGLWGQIRLASWQPTQELVNLFNEALALRDAKAVEAKIGEIVALLSKDVLVIPMDFAPQITPVQPWLHIDYPDSGAIHCDLARAWAEKH
- a CDS encoding IclR family transcriptional regulator; protein product: MTDRQDKNTARKMEPVQALVRGIQILRQFSANSTELSVSQLSERTGLHRTTVYRVARTLESEGLLVFDPTTKLYSLGPGWAALVLTAGTGFGLVKILEPELQALAEATQESVAMGVRHGRRVYIVRAITSASIYSLRSSQRGVHSLTDTWHAGVKLHLAWSDREIVEDVLNSPIVKYTEHTITDRKTLEEVLLRARKERIAYELEERNLGVCAVSVPVLLDDTLIATFGLVALKERFDKNREQYEAMLRQTASKMVERLAREGLRRKA
- a CDS encoding FAD-dependent oxidoreductase, coding for MNAQPWPYPVRYGKETVLTADVLVIGGGIAGCHAAISATKRGAKVIVVDKGAIIRSGSGGAGVDHWGRAYTNPCSKITPDEAIMMPGGRGLIGPVPGAYSIKHVQYIIFNESWEAALDMEQWGMRIRDVDDEFVGAEFRDEETKLLFAYDYDTRTTLRVQGAHAKVYLYRQMKKLGITMLERVMGTSLLTEGGRGGGRVVGATAVNVRTGEFYVIRAKATILATGQPLRIWVFNTELAGSCTAHDDPNCAGDGCAMAWRAGAEFTLMERSMQSSGPFRYPAYGTGNASNTWYGCTIVDETGKEVPWVDSEGNVLKTVSERFHPKKRGELPRLIPDLADRIRAGEFVLPLYADLPGMPEHERRAIFGLMVAHEGKTLIPIYKTYTEAGFDPDRDMLQANVLPPEVMGSDPVWWAASAKGASAPQWRETAFGGGGGLVVDWDLKTTLEGLYAAGNQIAGYTGHPGAAATGRYAGRKAVEYLRDAPDPVVDARQVEQEKQRVYAPVTRKNGTGWKELQAGISRIMQDYCSYCKTESVLKKGLEWLESIEKSEAAKAYARNPHELWRTLETFVRLTVSEIILHASLARRASSEELDFWRIDYPQVDPPEWKKFVTVRLKEDEVEVGERPLEYWLKDPYLPSYAENYLIHSAP